In Crassostrea angulata isolate pt1a10 chromosome 4, ASM2561291v2, whole genome shotgun sequence, one genomic interval encodes:
- the LOC128180883 gene encoding ras-related protein Rab-28-like yields MSDSEDEAPDKQLKIVIMGDGASGKTSLATRYSQEQFGRNYVQTIGVDFFLKRIVLPGNVHVALQVWDIGGQTLGGKMLETYVFGSTGILLVYDITNIASFENVEDWYSCAKKVFGKDSKMPHLALVGNKIDLEHMRTVKMDKHQKFAQERGMSSHFVSAKTGDNVSLCFQRVAAEILGIRLTKPEVEQHQRVVKAEIIDSKHEAAAKPVTATPKSSLCSIQ; encoded by the exons ATGTCTGATTCGGAGGATGAGGCACCAGATAAGCAGTTGAAAATTGTTATTATGGGAGATGGCGCTTCGGGAAAG ACATCATTGGCAACTCGCTACTCTCAAGAGCAGTTTGGAAGGAACTATGTACAGACCATAGGAGTGGACTTCTTCTTAAAGAGGATTGTGTTACCAG gaaaTGTTCATGTTGCTCTACAAGTATGGGATATTGGTGGTCAGACATTGGGAGGGAAAATGCTGGAAACATACGTGTTTGGCTCAACT GGAATTTTATTGGTATATGACATCACCAACATTGCTAGCTTTGAGAATGTAGAGGACTGGTACAGCTGTGCAAAGAAAGTGTTCGGAAAGGACAGCAAAATGCCACACTTAGCCCTAGTGGGCAATAAAA ttGACCTTGAACACATGAGGACAGTAAAAATGGATAAACATCAAAAGTTTGCCCAAGAAAGGGGGATGTCTAGTCACTTTGTTTCTGCCAAGACCGGAGATAAT gtCAGTTTATGTTTTCAAAGAGTAGCGGCAGAGATTCTAGGGATCCGATTAACGAAACCAGAAGTAGAGCAGCACCAACGGGTTGTCAAGGCGGAAATCATTGACTCAAAACACGAAGCAGCCGCCAAACCTGTCACTGCAACACCCAAAAGTTCACTATGCAGTATACAGTAG